Proteins from a genomic interval of Pelagibaculum spongiae:
- the ndk gene encoding nucleoside-diphosphate kinase, with translation MAIERTISMIKPDAVAKNVIGEIYARFEKVGLKIVAAKMLHLTKEQAEGFYAVHAERPFYADLVKFMTSGPVMVQVLEGENAIAANRDTMGATNPAEAAAGTIRADFAESIDANAVHGSDSPEAAKTEIAFFFEEGEICPRG, from the coding sequence ATGGCGATCGAGCGTACAATTTCAATGATCAAGCCCGATGCAGTTGCCAAAAATGTTATCGGCGAGATCTATGCCCGCTTTGAAAAAGTTGGTTTGAAGATCGTTGCTGCTAAGATGCTGCACTTGACCAAGGAACAGGCTGAAGGCTTCTATGCGGTTCACGCAGAGCGCCCTTTCTACGCTGATCTGGTAAAATTCATGACTTCTGGCCCTGTGATGGTTCAGGTTCTGGAAGGTGAGAACGCGATTGCTGCTAATCGCGATACTATGGGTGCGACTAACCCAGCTGAAGCTGCTGCAGGTACTATCCGCGCAGATTTCGCTGAGTCTATCGACGCTAATGCGGTTCACGGTTCTGATTCACCAGAAGCTGCTAAAACTGAAATTGCTTTCTTCTTTGAAGAAGGCGAGATTTGCCCGCGCGGCTAA
- a CDS encoding DUF302 domain-containing protein, giving the protein MKTRLLPLASLLTVLATISLPASAGSYSNQGAKPTTLNASFLHHSTIEVKSNHSVAATADKLEQVLTSKGMTVFTRIDHQKNAAGVNLKLAPTQVVIFGNPKIGTKLMQCSQGTAIDLPQKALIRQDEKGQVWLSYNNPAYLKARHQIEGCDAVIGKVENALAKFAKAATN; this is encoded by the coding sequence ATGAAAACCCGTTTATTGCCGCTCGCTTCGCTGTTGACCGTATTAGCCACCATCAGCTTGCCAGCAAGTGCCGGCAGCTATTCTAATCAAGGTGCAAAGCCCACCACCTTGAATGCATCTTTTCTCCATCACAGCACCATTGAAGTCAAAAGCAATCACAGCGTTGCCGCCACTGCCGACAAATTAGAACAAGTGCTCACCAGCAAAGGCATGACGGTTTTCACTCGAATTGATCACCAAAAGAATGCCGCAGGTGTAAACCTGAAACTGGCACCGACCCAGGTGGTGATTTTTGGTAATCCAAAAATCGGCACCAAGCTGATGCAATGCAGCCAAGGCACCGCCATCGATTTGCCACAAAAAGCATTAATTCGTCAGGATGAAAAAGGCCAAGTCTGGTTGTCCTACAACAACCCGGCTTATTTAAAAGCCCGCCATCAGATTGAAGGTTGTGATGCGGTGATTGGAAAAGTTGAAAACGCACTGGCGAAGTTTGCTAAAGCTGCGACGAATTAG
- a CDS encoding helix-turn-helix domain-containing protein has product MKKNKGSPLKRGATVFPRNMKTLHLLGENILLAMKRRGINQEMMFSRTGISKPTLRKITKGDPSVSIGHYVNVLAALNLLDDLAKVALDDELGRKLQDIELLKKKVGS; this is encoded by the coding sequence ATGAAAAAAAACAAAGGTAGCCCTCTTAAGCGCGGCGCAACCGTATTCCCTCGAAATATGAAAACACTACATCTGTTGGGTGAAAACATTCTACTGGCAATGAAACGGCGTGGAATCAATCAAGAAATGATGTTTAGCAGAACAGGAATTTCCAAGCCGACCTTACGAAAAATAACCAAGGGTGACCCATCAGTTTCTATTGGTCATTATGTAAATGTACTTGCTGCTCTGAACCTTTTAGACGACTTGGCAAAAGTTGCACTTGATGATGAACTTGGCAGAAAGCTACAAGACATCGAATTGCTGAAAAAAAAGGTAGGAAGCTAA
- a CDS encoding type II toxin-antitoxin system HipA family toxin, translated as MEIFVYADWLEIEKPLFVGTLRSSAIRGKEHFSFSYDPDWLKSKYALQIDPALQLYAGEQHATDDRNFKVFLDSCPDRWGRLLMQRREAVIARIEKRKAKTLLETNYLLGVHDSFRMGALRFCTAHNGNFLDDNEDFAAPAITSLPELEQAASGIENKPDFDNPDYLKWLNMLISPGSSLGGARPKASVKDVDGTLWLAKFPSRHDEYDIGLWEYIVYKMALDAGINMSECKVQTIGSDHHIFLTKRFDRIDNGKRLQFTSAMTQLAYFDGNDDGASYLELAEFLIRNGSNTKADLKQLWTRMLFNIMVSNSDDHLRNHGFIFDTTGWRLSPAYDINPTPNATGLHLNIDDKDNALEAELAFEVAIYFQLTEKAANEIYQKVAAAISKWQALAKEAGITKGERDLMKGCFLTLGI; from the coding sequence ATGGAAATCTTCGTCTACGCTGACTGGCTTGAAATTGAAAAACCGCTGTTTGTAGGAACATTAAGATCATCCGCCATCCGCGGTAAAGAGCATTTCAGTTTTAGCTATGATCCGGACTGGCTTAAGTCCAAATATGCACTGCAAATTGACCCGGCGCTTCAATTGTATGCAGGGGAACAACACGCTACAGATGACCGAAACTTCAAAGTCTTTCTCGATTCGTGCCCTGATAGGTGGGGTCGATTATTAATGCAACGCCGAGAAGCGGTTATAGCGCGCATCGAAAAACGCAAAGCAAAAACGCTGCTTGAAACAAATTATCTATTAGGCGTTCATGATTCTTTTCGGATGGGTGCCTTAAGATTTTGTACCGCACACAACGGCAATTTCCTTGATGATAATGAAGACTTCGCAGCGCCAGCAATTACTTCATTACCGGAGCTTGAGCAAGCAGCCAGTGGAATTGAAAACAAGCCAGATTTTGATAATCCAGATTACCTTAAATGGTTAAACATGCTGATATCACCGGGGTCATCGCTTGGCGGCGCTCGGCCTAAGGCATCGGTTAAAGACGTTGACGGTACGCTTTGGTTAGCAAAGTTTCCTAGTCGGCATGATGAATATGATATTGGCCTGTGGGAATACATCGTTTACAAAATGGCCCTTGATGCCGGAATCAATATGTCTGAGTGTAAGGTGCAAACTATCGGCTCAGATCATCATATCTTTCTCACCAAGCGGTTTGATCGGATAGATAACGGCAAAAGGCTCCAATTCACGTCTGCCATGACTCAGCTAGCCTATTTTGATGGCAACGACGATGGCGCAAGCTACCTAGAGTTGGCTGAATTTTTAATTCGAAATGGCTCGAATACCAAAGCAGATTTAAAGCAGCTTTGGACGCGCATGTTATTTAATATCATGGTTTCTAATAGTGATGACCACCTGCGCAACCATGGTTTTATCTTTGACACCACAGGCTGGCGCTTATCACCCGCATACGATATTAACCCCACACCTAACGCCACTGGCTTGCACCTAAATATCGATGACAAAGACAATGCATTAGAGGCTGAGCTAGCCTTTGAGGTTGCCATTTATTTTCAGCTAACTGAGAAAGCAGCCAATGAAATTTATCAAAAAGTAGCAGCGGCAATTTCAAAATGGCAAGCACTTGCAAAAGAAGCAGGCATCACAAAAGGCGAGCGAGATTTAATGAAGGGGTGTTTTTTGACGCTTGGAATTTAA
- a CDS encoding immunity 49 family protein: protein MIEKIKLHQHYDSPVFLLERKYSEGVTKYYDQDSPKSPGPLWFSDAGDAFAAALALNKSKQKVLRRLKICLQLRTAQFLRATHAGQPITIEVDGNTWHETGNGDRSFVRVGEWLDAYELSLILRDTTARNFLMQMPDELLMEARSRSSEKLFYLTQIQFIKSLYDAEKNSVEYFQRMYQAAMDVEIGPDTHPSRRQMLDKIMIPVVELFGIILGQDENSYQQAMDLALRDHEAWFTKDDSAMQNSGGWYSTRLLAMAALAWDQRQYQPLYAEPIFKQYIPEWLVKGDFKD from the coding sequence CTGGAAAGGAAATATTCTGAAGGGGTTACAAAGTATTACGATCAGGATTCGCCAAAATCACCAGGTCCACTTTGGTTTTCAGATGCAGGCGATGCTTTTGCTGCTGCCCTTGCGTTAAATAAAAGTAAGCAGAAAGTGCTGCGGCGGTTAAAGATATGCTTGCAATTAAGAACTGCTCAGTTTTTGCGTGCCACCCACGCGGGCCAGCCTATTACCATTGAAGTAGATGGTAATACTTGGCATGAGACCGGGAATGGTGATCGTAGCTTTGTGCGTGTTGGAGAGTGGTTAGATGCTTATGAGTTGAGTTTGATTCTTCGTGATACAACCGCTCGGAATTTTTTAATGCAGATGCCTGATGAGTTATTAATGGAGGCTCGGAGTCGGAGTAGCGAAAAACTGTTTTATTTAACGCAAATTCAGTTTATCAAGAGTTTGTATGATGCAGAAAAAAATTCAGTAGAATATTTCCAGCGTATGTACCAAGCGGCAATGGATGTTGAAATCGGCCCAGACACTCACCCGTCACGGCGGCAGATGCTGGATAAAATTATGATACCGGTCGTTGAGCTTTTTGGCATTATTCTTGGGCAAGATGAAAACAGTTATCAGCAAGCTATGGACTTAGCGCTCAGAGATCATGAAGCGTGGTTCACTAAAGATGATTCAGCAATGCAAAACAGTGGCGGCTGGTATTCAACAAGATTACTTGCTATGGCTGCATTGGCGTGGGATCAGCGCCAGTACCAACCCTTGTATGCTGAGCCTATCTTTAAGCAATATATCCCAGAGTGGCTGGTTAAAGGCGATTTTAAAGATTAA